The sequence gtagTGTGAAGGAAGAAGTGAAGAAGCAGCTATGGCTATCGGGTCCGCTAATGGGAGTGAGTCTTCTTCAGTATTGTCTACAAGTCATCTCCGTCATGTTCGTCGGCCATCTTggctctcttcctctctccacCGCCTCCTTAGCCACCTCTTTCGCATCTGTCACCGGTTTCAGCTTTCTCGTAAGTTTTCCTCACATTCACTCTCTATAGTTATACATAGATCTCATATTGATTTCTTGCTAAATAATGTATCTTAATTTCTTAAAATCCTTACGTAAGAAATAAGGAATAAAGGTCGAAATTAGAAACTTGATTAGGTAACTGGAGATATTGacttccaaaaaaatatataatatagtattCAGCTTTAATGCCACGTTGATTGAATATCAAACGCGTAGACATCTTTTCTGCCACTCAattgaatttaataaataacaaaatatatgtcATTCTATGGAAAAAAAGTGAAAACGCCCAGTAAACAAAATCTTCTTGAATGATTGCTCAGATctgttgtttttctttctttcttttcctaCCTAAACTcaaatgaatttaataaataacaacaTATATGTCATTTTATGGAAATTTGAAAACGCCAACAAAATCTTCTTGAGTCAACAGATCCAAATTTTAAATGTACAAATTAGATAGAGTTAACAAATTGCGTTGACTGATTATTCGTAAAGCAAGAAAACTATACTAAACTGACCTTTCTCCATTTACTCATGAACAGATGGGAACAGCAAGTGCGTTAGATACACTTTGTGGCCAATCGTACGGAGCGAAGAAGTACGGAATGTTGGGGATACAAATGCAAAGAGCAATGTTTGTTCTTACACTACTATCTGTTCCTCTCTCCATCATCTGGTATAACACAGAGCACTTCCTCGTCTTCTTCGGGCAAGACAAATCCATTGCTTCACTCGCTGGCTCCTATGCAACATTCATGATCCCAAGCATCTTCGCCTACGGTCTACTTCAATGCTTAAACAGGTTTCTTCAGGCGCAGAACAATGTGTTTCCTGTGGTCCTCTGCTCTGGAATAACCACTTGTCTTCACGTCCTCCTTTGTTGGGTCTTGGTTCTGAACtcgagtttagggtttaagggaGCTGCTGTGGCTAACTCTATCTCGTATTGGCTGAATGCTCTTCTCCTATTCTCCTACGTCAAGCTATCGCCTTCTTGCTCACTGACTTGGACCGGTTTTTCTAAGGAGGCTCTACAAGACATCATCCCTTTTACGAGACTAGCTATTCCTTCTGCACTTATGGTTTGGtgagtaagaaaaaaaaaaaagagaaagacttTTACATGGCCAAGGcagtataaatacatatataaattaatgaCTCAGTTACACTAGGGAATCTCTTAACTAGcaattcttatttatttttcttatataatgtTGTTTGAGTGCAGCTTGGAGATGTGGTCCTATGAGCTTGTTGTTCTCTTATCAGGTCTTCTTCCAAACCCAGTTATTGAAACTTCTGTTCTCTCAATCTGGTAAGAACAATATTCTTATCTTCCTGATTTAAGAGTATTTAACTAAATTTTGGCGTGACAAAATTGAGTAATAATATATTCATGTGCAGCGTTAACACATCAGGAATAGTTTGGATGATCCCGTTTGGTCTTAGTGGCGCTGCAAGGTAGGTTTTGTGTATTAAATTCAATTTCCTTTAAAGTCCTTGCAGCACCAAAGTTAAACATCAAACTTATTACACAAAACATATTGAATTTCCTTTAAAATCCTTGCAGCACCAGGGTATCAAATGAGCTAGGAGCAGGAAATCCAAGAGTGGCTAAGCTTGCAGTGCATGTGGTCATTTGCTTAGCAATTGTAGAAAGTATAGTGATTGGATTGATTTTGATAGTGGTAAGGAATCTATGGGGAATGGCTTACAGTAGTGAACCAGAAGTAGTCAATTACATAGCCTCGATGATGCCGATTCTCGCCTTAGGCAATTTCATAGACAGTATTCAATGTGTTCTCTCAGGTTCATTTTTCCCCTTTGCTTGCAATCACTGGCACTTGGTTAACTCTGGTTATCACTAAttatttttgttgatattttACTGTGTTAATAGGGGTCGCTAGAGGATGCGGGTTGCAGAAGATAGGAGCATTGGTGAATCTTGGCTCATATTATTTGTTTGGATTACCTTCGGGATTGTTACTTGGTTTTCACTTTCACTTTCGTGGTCGGGTAAATTACAATTAAATAAACTCATATTTCAGATTTCGTTTCACCAAATTAACCGATTAATTTTAActctaaacaaataaaaatgtgTACTAATCATATTTGACTTGAAGGGGCTTTGGCTTGGAATCATATGCGCAATGGTTGTTCAAGTTATATGTCTTTCACTTGTCACCATCTTTACAAATTGGGATGAAgaggtaacaaaaaaaaaaaactttgttgtTCCCTTTTTAGTGTTTGCATCCATATGAttaatatttgataattttatggATAGGCCGAGAAAGCTTCAAAAAGAattcagtcttcttcttcagatGTGAAGGATGCTTTAACCGATAACGACTCAACTGTTGTCTTCTAAGAAACCTTATAACTATGGAGATCACTAATTATACATTTTGATTAATTTGAATAAAAGAATAAATGCTTTCTTTGAATATAACAAGTCCATGGTTGTCActtatatattcttattttttttgtcacttcacttatatattcaaaatattaagctttttattttagaaagtgaaaatcattatatcttttactaattttcatattattgtaTTATTATGTTAGATTTAAATATTAGGTTTACATGACTTTTCGGAATCAACCTAGACTTTTGTTATTCCGACTGGCTACGACTCATTGGGAGTGATTGTTCTAGTCTTTCTATTAGATGCTTAGGGCATTGAAGGTTGTGCTTTGATCACATCAAGATACTAAGATGTTTGTCTTAGATGCT comes from Brassica rapa cultivar Chiifu-401-42 chromosome A02, CAAS_Brap_v3.01, whole genome shotgun sequence and encodes:
- the LOC103852097 gene encoding protein DETOXIFICATION 16, yielding MREGGGDVLSWPLLKDQEKKSSVKEEVKKQLWLSGPLMGVSLLQYCLQVISVMFVGHLGSLPLSTASLATSFASVTGFSFLMGTASALDTLCGQSYGAKKYGMLGIQMQRAMFVLTLLSVPLSIIWYNTEHFLVFFGQDKSIASLAGSYATFMIPSIFAYGLLQCLNRFLQAQNNVFPVVLCSGITTCLHVLLCWVLVLNSSLGFKGAAVANSISYWLNALLLFSYVKLSPSCSLTWTGFSKEALQDIIPFTRLAIPSALMVCLEMWSYELVVLLSGLLPNPVIETSVLSICVNTSGIVWMIPFGLSGAASTRVSNELGAGNPRVAKLAVHVVICLAIVESIVIGLILIVVRNLWGMAYSSEPEVVNYIASMMPILALGNFIDSIQCVLSGVARGCGLQKIGALVNLGSYYLFGLPSGLLLGFHFHFRGRGLWLGIICAMVVQVICLSLVTIFTNWDEEAEKASKRIQSSSSDVKDALTDNDSTVVF